CCTCGCTCAGATCGATGTCCCGGAAACTGGAAAATTACTCAAAGAAGTCTCGCTGGAAGTCGCCGGCTGCGCCGTGGTGGGGCCGAGGAGGGATCTGATTTCTGACGATGGAGCGTTGCGCAAAGCAGCGCTCGAATATTTTATCGATTGCGTCACCATACTTGGATCCTGGGAGGGAACGGTGTTGTGCGGTCCCTGTTATTCGGCGGTGGGGAAACTGACCGGGGAATCCCGTACACCGGAAGAATGGAAACGGGCGGTGGCAGGCTTACGGGAAATCGGGAAAGCCGCCTGCGATTGTGGTGTGAAAATAGCGGTGGAACCTCTGAACCGCTTTGAGACCTACTTTTTGAATACCGCAAAAGACGCGCTGGAATTGGTCGAAGAGGTAGATAGCCCCGCGGTGGGCATTCATCTTGACACCTTTCATATGAATATCGAGGAAAAATCGTTGTCCCAGGCGATCAAAACCGCCGGAGAGAAGCTGTTTCACGTCCACACCTGCGAGAACGATCGGGGAACTCCCGGTGAGGGAAATATCGACTGGGACGGAGTGTTCGAGGCGTTGAAAGATATCGGCTACAGCGGTTCCCTGGTTATCGAGTCTTTCGTCCCCGGGGTAAAGGAAATCGCCCGGGCGGCGTCCATCTGGCGGCCGATGGCTCCCGACAGCGATTATATCGCCCGGGAAGGGTTGGCCTTTCTCAAGACCCGTTGGCCGTGATTGGTAAACTACCGGCCAGTTCCTATTTTCCGAAACATGATGGACCGGAATGCGGTACTCGGCAAGCGGACCGGGATTGGTAGAGACCGGGGGAAGAAAAGACAGATTTGGACCCTATGAGATATCTCGGTTATAGACTTGATCTTGCCGAGTTTTATCGGTATACTCGAGTTGTATTGACCAGTAGACCTCTTTCCCGTCAGTTCTCGGTAAACCATCATGACTGGACAAAGCGTTGCTCTTGTGTTGAGGAGGTTATACTCTGTGTGGCAGTGGACGAGAGGTCAAGGAATGGGGCGTTTTTAGGGAACTTTACACACTTCCGGTAAATATATGCTAATATGTTATTTTTAAGCGGTGGTAGATCCTAATATTTTGGGGAGGGTATATGGCTTCTGTTCAGAAAAATGGTGCGACGATACGCGCGAAAAACGGCACCGCGCAACTTTACCGGTTAGTACGGCCCAACCTTGGTTTATTCATCGCTCTGCTTCTTTTGATTATAATAGGAGTCATTCTATCGCCGGCTTTTTACAATCCTCGGAATATCTTTAACGTTTTGAGACAGGTCACCGCGCTGGGAGTCATCAGTGTGGGTATGACCTTTGTCATCATTTCCGGAAACGGAGGAGTTGATCTTTCGGCCGGAGCGACCCTTTCACTGGCCAGTTGCCTGGCCGCCGGATTGATGAACGGTCAGCGGGAGTTGATCGTGCCGGTCGTCCTCCTGGTGCTGGGTGTGGGGATGGGTATTGGATTGGCCAATGGCCTTCTGATCACCAAGTTCCGAACCGATCCCTTCATTACCACGTTAGGCATGATGACTACCATTCTGGGACTGGCGTTCTTTTATACCCGGGGAGCTCCCTTCGGACTGGTCGCCCGGGAGTTTCGAGTCCTTTCGGAAGGCTTTGTGGGCCCCCTTCCCGTTCCTGTGATTCTCTTCGTTTTGGTTTTTGCCGTTTGTGGATTTATCCTGCGCAAGACGACTTTCGGAAGACACCTGTACGCTATCGGCGGAAACCAGGAAGCGGCCCGGCTGTCAGGGATCCGAGTCAACGCCTATAAAACCACAGTATATGTGATCGCCGGGCTGACCGCGGCATTTGCCGGGTTGATGCAGGTTTCACGCACTACAGTTGGAGACCCCCGGCTGGGGGTAGGCGTGGAATTGGACGCCATCGCCGCGGTCATTATCGGTGGAACCAGCTTCGCCGGCGGTGTGG
The sequence above is a segment of the Atribacteraceae bacterium genome. Coding sequences within it:
- a CDS encoding sugar phosphate isomerase/epimerase; the protein is MSYGVNLFLWTAAYTDQKRDLIPKVKSMGFDLVEIPLDLLAQIDVPETGKLLKEVSLEVAGCAVVGPRRDLISDDGALRKAALEYFIDCVTILGSWEGTVLCGPCYSAVGKLTGESRTPEEWKRAVAGLREIGKAACDCGVKIAVEPLNRFETYFLNTAKDALELVEEVDSPAVGIHLDTFHMNIEEKSLSQAIKTAGEKLFHVHTCENDRGTPGEGNIDWDGVFEALKDIGYSGSLVIESFVPGVKEIARAASIWRPMAPDSDYIAREGLAFLKTRWP
- a CDS encoding ABC transporter permease, encoding MASVQKNGATIRAKNGTAQLYRLVRPNLGLFIALLLLIIIGVILSPAFYNPRNIFNVLRQVTALGVISVGMTFVIISGNGGVDLSAGATLSLASCLAAGLMNGQRELIVPVVLLVLGVGMGIGLANGLLITKFRTDPFITTLGMMTTILGLAFFYTRGAPFGLVAREFRVLSEGFVGPLPVPVILFVLVFAVCGFILRKTTFGRHLYAIGGNQEAARLSGIRVNAYKTTVYVIAGLTAAFAGLMQVSRTTVGDPRLGVGVELDAIAAVIIGGTSFAGGVGGASGTIAGVLIIAIIGNLMNLLDVSAFLQDMVQGLIILGAVIMQRKKTV